Part of the Candidatus Methylomirabilota bacterium genome is shown below.
CGGGCCCCCGGGGATTGCGATTCGTCCAGCACGATCGTGGCCCCGTAACCGGCCTCGACGATCCGGACCGCCCGCTTGGGCGGAATGGCCTCCAGGCTGCGGAGGGCGGTGAGGCCCAGCGTCTCGACGGGGATCTCGTCCACGTACTGCGCGCGCACGGCGGTGATCGCCTCGGCCACCGGCCCCGCGGTTGTTCGGGTCGGTCCGGGCAAGACCACACGCTCCTGATGCCGCCCGCCGGTGCAGGCCGCGGCGAACAGCAGGAGCCCCGCCGCTCCTCTGAGGTATCGCACCCTGGCCTCTGGCTGAAACCCAGGATCCGATGAAAGCCGGCCCGCGTCAAACGATCAGGCGGGCTGTTCCGGGGGCCGGACCAGCTTTTCGGCGCGCACGCCGATCAGCCGGATCTTCCGCTGCTTGGGATTCTCGCGGTGGTCCAGGAAGGGCAGGAGCAGGCGAACGGCGCCGGTGTAGAGGGCCGGCTCGGTGGTGAGCGGCTCGCGAGGGGTGTGCGACCGGGTGAAGGTGACGAAATTCTCGAAGCGCACGGTGACGGTGACGGTGCGGCAGGCCTGAAAGCCCTGCTGGCCCAGTCGCGCGAACACGCTGCGGGCCAGCGCCTGCGCGCGCTCCAGCACGAAGGCCGGCTCCAGGGTGTCGTGCTCGAAGGTCTCCTGCTCGCCGATCGACTTGGGCTCCCACTCGTTGGAGACGGGGCTGTCCGACAGGCCACGCGCCTTGGCGTGGAGATCCTCGCCCCAGCGCCCGAACCACTCGACGAGCTGGCCCAGCTCGACCTCGCGGAGCTGGCGCACGGTGCGGATGCCGTGCTCGTGGAGCAGGGCCTCGGACTTGGGCCCGATGCCCGGGATGACGCGGATCCGCAGCGGGTCCAGGAAGCTCTGGACGTCCTCCGGCCGCACGGCGGTCAGGCCGTCCGGCTTGGCGAAGTCGGAGGCGATCTTGGCCACGAGCTTGTTGGGCCCGATGCCGACCGTGCAGGTGAGCTCTTCGCGGGCCGCGATCTCGGCCTTGAGGGCGCGGGCGCGCGCGGTCGCGGCCTCGAAGGAGCCGAGGGACGAGAGGTCCAGGTAGGCCTCGTCGATGCTGGCCTCCTCGAAGACATCGGCGCTCGCGGCGAGGATCGCCATGATGCGCTGGGACACCTCGCCGTAGAGCTTGTGGTTGCCTGCGACGAAGACGGCCGGCGGGTCGCCGCGGCGGCGGGCCGCCTCGGCCAGCCGCCAGGCCCGGCTGATCGGCATGGCGGACCGGATGCCGTACTGGCGGGCCGCGTAGTTGGCGGTGGTCACCACGCCCCGGCCGTGCCCGTCCTTGGGATCGGCGCCGACGACCAGGGGCTTGCCACGCAGCTGCGGGTTGTAGCGCTCCTCGACGGCGGCGTAGTAGGCGTCCATGTCGACGTGCGCGATGA
Proteins encoded:
- the dinB gene encoding DNA polymerase IV, with the translated sequence MRIIAHVDMDAYYAAVEERYNPQLRGKPLVVGADPKDGHGRGVVTTANYAARQYGIRSAMPISRAWRLAEAARRRGDPPAVFVAGNHKLYGEVSQRIMAILAASADVFEEASIDEAYLDLSSLGSFEAATARARALKAEIAAREELTCTVGIGPNKLVAKIASDFAKPDGLTAVRPEDVQSFLDPLRIRVIPGIGPKSEALLHEHGIRTVRQLREVELGQLVEWFGRWGEDLHAKARGLSDSPVSNEWEPKSIGEQETFEHDTLEPAFVLERAQALARSVFARLGQQGFQACRTVTVTVRFENFVTFTRSHTPREPLTTEPALYTGAVRLLLPFLDHRENPKQRKIRLIGVRAEKLVRPPEQPA